The Thermoproteales archaeon genome segment CCTATCAGTTGATCCTTATTCATGGTCTACACCCCAAACTGTTTAATACTTCTTAATTCAAATATGAAATATTTAAATTTTTGTAATCTTCTAAAAGATAAATTTATTACTTTTTCTTCTTTTGTAAGCTCTTACTAATATTGTCTTATTTATTGCATTTAGATATTTGAAGAGGAGGAGGCAAAATATCCAAAATTAAACCTTGACTCAAAGAAAACTCTAGAATTAATGAAATTGATAAGAAAACTGAAAAAGAAAGAGGACGGACTTTCATAATAGTTACGCATAACAAGCTAGTCGCCGATATTATGAGAAAATCTACAAACTAAAAGATGAAAAATAGAATCTTAAAAATAAGATGATAATTAGAGAAGATAGACAATGTTTAGCATAAAGACTCTCGTTCGAGTTTGAATTATATTAGGAAATTTACCTGTTAAGGAATAACTTTTATTCCTAGTTTTCTAGCTTTGGAACGAAGCTTTTTATCGTAGGTCGCTAGAGTCTTAAATTTTTCTCCTACTACTAGAATAATCATATCGTTAAATATTGATGGGGAAAGCTCTCTGTTTAATTCTAGAGCTCTTCTCAGAAATTCTCCGTTATCAGCGATTACCTTACAGTTTTTAGAATCTAAAATCTGAATTATCAATGGCTCAATTTCTCTAGATTTTAATCCTTGATCTCTAAAAAACCAAAAAAGCTCATAAAAAACTATACTTGGCACAAACCAAGCATCTAAAGAAAACAAAAAATCCTTTGCCTTTCTATGAAACTGCGAGTCTTCTACAAGAGAATAGATAAAAACATTAGTATCAATAACCGCTTTCAAGTTTTATCCCCCTTTTAATGCTCTTTTCAATTTCTTCGATGGTTAGCTTCTTGCCAAGCCTTACAGTCTTCCACTCCCTACTCGCTTTACTCAAAACTATCTTATCTCCTTCAAGCTCCACCTTTAGGTATTCGCCCTCTTTGATATTCAATTTTTTCCTGATTTCGGCAGGAATAGTGATTTGATAGTTTCTAGTAACCT includes the following:
- a CDS encoding PIN domain-containing protein, with the protein product MKAVIDTNVFIYSLVEDSQFHRKAKDFLFSLDAWFVPSIVFYELFWFFRDQGLKSREIEPLIIQILDSKNCKVIADNGEFLRRALELNRELSPSIFNDMIILVVGEKFKTLATYDKKLRSKARKLGIKVIP
- a CDS encoding AbrB/MazE/SpoVT family DNA-binding domain-containing protein, which encodes MILTKVTRNYQITIPAEIRKKLNIKEGEYLKVELEGDKIVLSKASREWKTVRLGKKLTIEEIEKSIKRGIKLESGY